Genomic window (Burkholderiales bacterium):
GGTCGCCGACTGCGGTGGCGGGCGCACCTGTGTGCCCTACTACCGCTGGGTGACGGACTACATCGCGATCCTCGGCGGTCGCTAGGAACGGCGCCCCCGCGCTTCGCTCTGGCGCCGGAGAGCAGGCACACACAGGACGGGCCGCGAAAGCGGCCCGTCCTGTGTCGCATCTTTTCATCATGCCCACGCCCACCAGCATTGCCGTGAGTTTCGCCGCTGTCTCACGCGCGTTCGGGGTGGTGCGCGCCGTGGACGACGTCAGTTTCGAAGTGCGCGACGGTGAGTTCTTTTCCATGCTCGGACCGTCCGGTTCGGGCAAGACCACATGCCTGCGGCTCATCGCCGGCTTCGAACTGCCGGATCGCGGCGCGATCGTCATCCACGGGAGGAACGTTGCGGGTGTCCCGCCCTACGAGCGCGACGTCAACACCGTTTTCCAGGACTATGCGCTGTTCCCGCACATGACCGTGTACGAAAACGTCGAGTACGGCCTGATGATCCGCAGGGTTGCGGCCGCGCAGCGGCGCAGCCGTGCGGATGAGATGCTCGCGCTGGTAAAGCTCGAAGGCATGGGGGATCGCAGACCTTCCCAGCTGTCCGGAGGTCAACGCCAGCGCGTGGCCCTGGCGCGCGCTTTGATCAATCGGCCGGGCCTGCTGTTGCTCGACGAGCCGCTGGGTGCACTCGACCTGAAGCTGCGCGAGCAGATGCAGGAAGAACTGAAGGCCCTGCAGCGACAGGTCGGGATCACCTTCGTCTACGTCACGCACGACCAGGGCGAAGCGCTCGCCATGAGCGACCGGCTCGCGGTGTTCAACCGTGGCAGGATCGAGCAGATCGGTACACCCGCGCAGATCTACGAGCATCCGGCCACCGTTTTCGTTGCCGGTTTCGTCGGCGTGTCCAACCTCTGTACCGGCGAGCTGGCGCGGCGGCTGACCGGCTCGGAGCGACCGTTCGCGATCCGACCGGAAAAGATCCTGTTCGCCGCGCCGCAGGCCCCGGCCCCGGAGGGCAGCGTCTGCGTGACCGGCCGGGTCTCGGCGGTGACGTATCTGGGCGCTTCAACCCGCTATACCGTGGCGCTCGATGGGGG
Coding sequences:
- a CDS encoding ABC transporter ATP-binding protein — its product is MPTPTSIAVSFAAVSRAFGVVRAVDDVSFEVRDGEFFSMLGPSGSGKTTCLRLIAGFELPDRGAIVIHGRNVAGVPPYERDVNTVFQDYALFPHMTVYENVEYGLMIRRVAAAQRRSRADEMLALVKLEGMGDRRPSQLSGGQRQRVALARALINRPGLLLLDEPLGALDLKLREQMQEELKALQRQVGITFVYVTHDQGEALAMSDRLAVFNRGRIEQIGTPAQIYEHPATVFVAGFVGVSNLCTGELARRLTGSERPFAIRPEKILFAAPQAPAPEGSVCVTGRVSAVTYLGASTRYTVALDGGGELTVVRQNLAGPDAGPHVSEAVRLFWPRHLMQPLSGAAR